From Acidipropionibacterium acidipropionici, one genomic window encodes:
- a CDS encoding glycosyltransferase family 4 protein produces MRVAIISESFLPQVNGVTNSILRILEHLRAHGHQAVVLAPGDPAEAPQEYAGFPVITLSSVTWPGYSDVRVSTTPQWTLERYLNDFGPDVVHLASPFMIGYKGALAAATLGIPAVAIYQTDIPSYAGRYGLGHLEFYGWYRVRQIHSLVVATYAPSTYSRDQLVAHGVPRVGIWGRGVDKERFNPAKRSEELRRRWAPDGETVIGYMGRLATEKRVRDMVALRGIPGTRIVIVGHGPDRADLEREIPEAVFTGGLTGEDLPRALASMDVFCSTGELETFCQAVQEAKASGLPVISPRRGGPIDLIDPSRTGWLYEPGDMDEFRGHVEDLVGDPYKRAAMGRAARASIEDRTWDQLCGELVEHYREAVRVGGVGAGAPATGSQQPA; encoded by the coding sequence GTGCGGGTAGCGATCATCTCGGAGTCATTCCTCCCCCAGGTCAATGGGGTGACGAACTCCATTCTGCGAATCCTGGAGCATCTTCGTGCCCATGGTCATCAGGCCGTGGTGCTGGCTCCGGGCGACCCCGCCGAGGCCCCCCAGGAGTATGCCGGCTTCCCCGTCATCACGCTGTCCTCGGTCACCTGGCCCGGATATTCCGACGTCCGGGTGTCGACCACCCCGCAGTGGACCCTCGAGCGCTACCTCAATGACTTCGGGCCGGATGTGGTCCACCTGGCCAGCCCTTTCATGATCGGCTACAAGGGGGCGCTGGCCGCAGCGACCCTCGGCATCCCCGCGGTGGCGATCTACCAGACCGACATCCCGAGCTATGCGGGCCGCTACGGGCTGGGACACCTGGAGTTCTACGGCTGGTACCGGGTGCGCCAGATCCACTCCCTGGTGGTGGCCACATATGCGCCGTCGACCTATTCCCGCGACCAGCTCGTCGCCCACGGCGTGCCCCGGGTCGGGATCTGGGGACGGGGGGTCGACAAGGAGCGTTTCAACCCCGCCAAGAGGTCTGAGGAGCTGCGGCGCCGGTGGGCCCCCGACGGCGAGACCGTCATCGGCTATATGGGGAGGCTGGCCACCGAGAAGAGGGTCCGTGACATGGTCGCCCTGCGCGGAATTCCCGGAACGAGGATCGTCATCGTGGGCCACGGCCCGGACCGCGCGGATCTGGAGAGGGAGATCCCCGAGGCGGTGTTCACCGGCGGCCTGACCGGCGAGGACCTGCCCCGGGCTCTGGCGTCGATGGACGTGTTCTGCTCCACCGGGGAGCTGGAGACCTTCTGCCAGGCGGTCCAGGAGGCCAAGGCGAGCGGGCTGCCGGTGATCAGCCCGCGACGCGGGGGGCCCATCGACCTCATCGATCCGTCGCGGACGGGTTGGCTCTACGAGCCGGGAGACATGGACGAGTTCCGCGGCCACGTCGAGGATCTGGTGGGAGACCCGTACAAGCGGGCGGCGATGGGCCGGGCGGCACGGGCCTCGATCGAGGACCGCACCTGGGACCAGCTCTGCGGAGAGCTGGTCGAGCATTACCGGGAGGCCGTGCGGGTCGGCGGCGTCGGGGCGGGAGCGCCGGCGACCGGGTCCCAGCAGCCGGCCTGA
- the coaA gene encoding type I pantothenate kinase encodes MDLTPIPPADDDNTEAGPYIELSRAAFADLAERTDIDIDEEALERIRGLGDPTSQRDVVEIYRPLTQLIHLYCMHTGALFEASDAFLRLGDHGMRRTPFVIGIAGSVAVGKSTVARLLKELLARSPRRPEVELITTDGFLYPNSVLEEKGLLERKGFPESYDRKALLQFVVDVKSGVPEVAAPVYSHISYDIVPDEKVVVRHPDILIVEGLNVLQPPRLRSNNTTGLTLSDFFDFSVYVDAREDDIIDWYLSRFLALRRTAFTDPDSYFTEYAALPDDQAVAVAREIWDQINGPNLRHNVLPTRGRATAILHKGHDHEIESIWIRKI; translated from the coding sequence ATGGATCTCACCCCGATTCCCCCGGCCGACGACGACAACACCGAGGCCGGTCCCTACATCGAACTGTCCCGGGCCGCCTTCGCCGACCTCGCCGAACGCACCGACATCGACATCGACGAGGAGGCGCTGGAGAGGATCCGGGGCCTGGGGGATCCGACGAGCCAGCGCGACGTCGTGGAGATCTACCGGCCTCTGACCCAGCTCATCCACCTGTACTGCATGCACACCGGGGCTCTGTTCGAGGCCTCTGACGCGTTCCTGAGACTGGGCGACCACGGCATGCGGCGCACCCCCTTCGTCATCGGGATCGCCGGCAGCGTGGCGGTCGGCAAGTCGACGGTGGCCAGGCTGCTCAAGGAGCTGCTCGCCCGCTCCCCCCGTCGCCCGGAGGTGGAGCTCATCACCACCGACGGGTTCCTGTACCCCAACTCGGTGCTGGAGGAGAAGGGGCTTCTGGAGCGCAAGGGGTTCCCGGAGTCCTACGACCGCAAGGCGCTGCTCCAGTTCGTCGTCGACGTGAAATCCGGGGTGCCCGAGGTCGCCGCACCGGTCTACTCCCACATCAGCTACGACATCGTCCCCGATGAGAAGGTCGTGGTGCGCCACCCGGACATCCTCATCGTCGAGGGGCTGAACGTCCTTCAGCCGCCGCGGCTGCGCTCCAACAACACGACGGGGCTCACGCTGTCGGACTTCTTCGACTTCTCGGTCTACGTCGACGCCCGCGAGGACGACATCATCGACTGGTACCTCAGCCGCTTCCTGGCGCTGCGCCGGACGGCCTTCACCGACCCGGACTCCTACTTCACCGAGTACGCCGCCCTGCCCGACGATCAGGCGGTGGCGGTGGCCAGGGAGATCTGGGACCAGATCAACGGCCCGAACCTGCGCCACAACGTGCTGCCCACCCGAGGGCGTGCCACCGCGATCCTCCACAAGGGCCACGACCACGAGATCGAGAGCATCTGGATCCGCAAGATCTGA
- a CDS encoding holo-ACP synthase — translation MIVGVGVDVCDVGRWQAAVARHPGIATRVLTPAEAARRPESQAARFAAKEALVKALGGSEGLRWHDAEVVSDESGAPSFLLRGTAAEAARNRGIDRIHLSISHDGGMAVAFVVAEGS, via the coding sequence GTGATCGTGGGAGTCGGTGTGGATGTCTGTGACGTGGGGCGGTGGCAGGCCGCGGTGGCCCGCCATCCTGGTATCGCGACCCGCGTGCTCACCCCGGCCGAGGCCGCCCGGAGACCGGAGTCGCAGGCCGCACGGTTCGCCGCCAAAGAGGCCCTGGTGAAGGCTCTGGGTGGTTCGGAGGGCCTTCGCTGGCACGATGCGGAGGTGGTCAGCGACGAGAGCGGGGCCCCATCGTTCCTGCTGCGCGGCACGGCGGCCGAAGCGGCACGGAACCGGGGGATCGACCGGATCCATCTCTCGATCAGCCACGACGGCGGCATGGCGGTCGCCTTCGTGGTCGCCGAAGGCTCCTGA
- the glmS gene encoding glutamine--fructose-6-phosphate transaminase (isomerizing), whose translation MCGIVGYCGHQQAEHVIIEGLRRLEYRGYDSAGLAVVADGSLHWAKKSGKLANLVSELESHRLPESTQGIGHTRWATHGAPTDANAHPHLSADGKVAVVHNGIIENFATLKAELIAEGVTFVSDTDTEVAAHLIGRETAKGAGLAEAMGRVASRLAGAFTLVAVSADEPDVVVAARRNSPLVVGLGEGENFLASDVAAFIEHTRDALELGQDQVVTITPESVTVTDFEGRPSEARPYHVDWDLSAAEKQGHDWFMRKEIFEQPKAVADTLLGRWSDRGELVLDELRISPEELRRINKIVIVACGSSFYAGMVAKYAIEHWTRVACEVELASEFRYRDPIIDPMTLVVTISQSGETADTLMAIRHAREQQARVIAICNTNGATIPRESDAVIYTHAGPEIGVASTKGFLTQVVACYLLGLYLAQVRGMKYGDEVHAIVDELNSMPDKIQAVLDGIEPVYKLARKMAMSEDAVFFLGRHVGYPVALEGALKLKEIAYLHAEGFAAGELKHGPIAVIEQDTPVFVVVPPEGRDQLHDKVVSNIEEIRARGARTIVLAEEGDAAAESFADMVIPLPKCSTLLQPLVAAVPLQAFACELATAKGHDVDQPRNLAKSVTVE comes from the coding sequence ATGTGTGGAATTGTCGGTTATTGCGGCCACCAGCAGGCCGAGCATGTCATCATCGAGGGTCTGCGGCGCCTTGAGTACCGCGGCTACGACTCCGCGGGTCTGGCCGTCGTGGCCGACGGATCCCTTCACTGGGCCAAGAAGTCGGGCAAACTCGCCAACCTCGTCTCCGAACTGGAGAGCCATCGGTTGCCCGAGTCGACCCAGGGCATCGGACACACCCGGTGGGCCACCCACGGTGCGCCCACCGATGCCAATGCCCATCCCCATCTGTCCGCCGACGGCAAGGTCGCCGTCGTCCACAACGGCATCATCGAGAACTTCGCCACCCTCAAGGCCGAGCTCATCGCCGAGGGCGTCACCTTCGTCTCCGACACCGACACCGAGGTGGCCGCCCACCTGATCGGCCGCGAGACCGCGAAGGGCGCGGGCCTGGCCGAGGCGATGGGGCGGGTCGCGTCCCGCCTCGCCGGAGCCTTCACCCTCGTCGCGGTGAGCGCCGATGAGCCCGACGTCGTCGTCGCGGCGCGGCGGAACTCGCCGCTGGTCGTCGGACTGGGCGAGGGCGAGAACTTCCTCGCCTCCGACGTCGCCGCCTTCATCGAGCACACCCGCGACGCCTTGGAGCTGGGACAGGACCAGGTGGTCACCATCACCCCCGAAAGCGTCACCGTCACCGATTTCGAGGGCAGGCCCTCGGAGGCGCGTCCCTACCACGTCGACTGGGATCTGTCGGCCGCCGAGAAGCAGGGCCACGACTGGTTCATGCGCAAGGAGATCTTCGAGCAGCCCAAGGCTGTCGCCGACACCCTGCTGGGCCGCTGGTCGGACCGCGGGGAGCTGGTGCTCGACGAGCTGCGCATCTCCCCGGAGGAGCTGCGCCGCATCAACAAGATCGTCATCGTGGCCTGCGGCTCCTCCTTCTACGCCGGCATGGTGGCCAAGTACGCCATCGAGCACTGGACCCGGGTGGCCTGCGAGGTGGAGCTGGCCAGTGAGTTCCGCTACCGCGACCCGATCATCGACCCGATGACCCTGGTGGTCACCATCTCCCAGTCCGGCGAGACGGCAGACACCCTGATGGCCATCCGTCACGCCCGCGAGCAGCAGGCCCGGGTCATCGCCATCTGCAACACCAACGGCGCCACCATCCCCCGCGAGTCCGATGCGGTGATCTACACCCACGCCGGTCCCGAGATCGGCGTGGCCTCCACCAAGGGATTCCTCACCCAGGTGGTCGCCTGCTACCTGCTCGGGCTCTACCTGGCCCAGGTCCGCGGGATGAAGTACGGCGACGAGGTGCATGCCATCGTCGACGAGCTCAACTCGATGCCCGACAAGATCCAGGCCGTTCTCGACGGCATCGAGCCGGTCTACAAGCTGGCCCGGAAGATGGCGATGAGCGAGGACGCGGTCTTCTTCCTCGGCCGTCACGTCGGATACCCGGTGGCTCTGGAGGGGGCGCTGAAGCTCAAGGAGATCGCCTACCTGCATGCCGAGGGGTTCGCCGCCGGCGAGCTCAAGCACGGCCCGATCGCCGTGATCGAGCAGGACACCCCGGTCTTCGTGGTGGTGCCGCCGGAGGGGCGCGACCAGCTTCACGACAAGGTGGTCTCCAATATCGAGGAGATCCGCGCCCGCGGTGCCCGCACCATCGTGCTCGCAGAGGAGGGGGATGCGGCCGCCGAGAGCTTCGCCGACATGGTGATCCCGCTGCCGAAGTGCTCCACCCTGCTGCAGCCGCTGGTGGCCGCCGTGCCGCTCCAGGCCTTCGCCTGCGAGCTGGCGACCGCCAAGGGACACGATGTGGATCAGCCCCGCAACCTGGCCAAGTCGGTCACTGTGGAGTGA
- a CDS encoding NAD(P)H-hydrate epimerase, which yields MTTVCTADQMRAAEQTWFDAHPGKDLMAVAAHAVAVEVEQMLGAHEGRRVLILVGGGDNGGDGLYAATELASSGHSVELLSVLGIPHAEGWRAALAAGCRQVTPTDVLHQRYDLAVDSVLGIGGRPGIPRVLMRTDEWLVKSGTPVLAVDLPSGLVADSGEVTTAVHAAVTITFASRKWCHVAHPAARRCGDVVVADIGVDVLDADDLVTREDLAHLWPVPGPRSDKYSRGVVGLDTGSAQYSGAGVLGALGALRTGPGMVRCAGPDNVGDRVIARAPSVVVGEGRVQAWVVGSGWGSAPGNAARLDRRLADGVPVVVDADALAVLPRRIPGNCLLTPHAGELARMLGVDRSEVEADPRGHCLAGARMFAATVLLKGSIQWVATPSGDVVAALPGPAWTGQAGSGDVLAGMCGTLLATGMEARDAAVCAASLQALTATLNPGPWSPDQLANRFPSTIAELLG from the coding sequence ATGACCACTGTCTGCACCGCCGACCAGATGCGCGCAGCCGAGCAGACCTGGTTCGACGCGCATCCCGGCAAGGACCTCATGGCGGTCGCAGCCCATGCTGTGGCCGTCGAGGTCGAACAGATGCTCGGCGCCCACGAGGGCAGGCGGGTACTGATCCTGGTGGGCGGCGGAGACAACGGCGGGGACGGCCTCTACGCGGCCACCGAACTCGCCTCGTCGGGGCATTCGGTCGAGCTCCTCTCGGTGCTCGGCATCCCCCACGCCGAGGGGTGGCGGGCCGCCCTGGCGGCCGGGTGCCGTCAGGTCACCCCCACCGACGTCCTCCATCAGCGCTACGACCTGGCCGTCGACTCCGTGCTGGGTATCGGCGGCCGGCCGGGCATCCCCAGGGTCCTCATGCGCACCGACGAATGGCTGGTGAAGTCCGGCACGCCCGTCCTCGCGGTCGACCTGCCCTCGGGCCTGGTCGCCGACTCGGGGGAGGTGACCACCGCCGTCCACGCCGCGGTCACCATCACCTTCGCATCCCGGAAGTGGTGTCACGTCGCCCACCCGGCGGCCCGCCGCTGCGGCGACGTGGTGGTCGCCGATATCGGCGTGGACGTGCTCGACGCCGATGACCTGGTGACCCGGGAGGATCTGGCCCATCTGTGGCCGGTCCCCGGACCCCGCTCCGACAAGTACTCCCGCGGGGTCGTCGGGCTGGACACCGGATCGGCGCAGTACTCGGGAGCGGGCGTGCTCGGGGCGCTCGGTGCGCTTCGCACCGGGCCGGGAATGGTCCGGTGCGCCGGCCCCGACAACGTCGGGGACAGGGTCATCGCCCGGGCCCCGAGCGTCGTGGTGGGGGAGGGCCGGGTCCAGGCATGGGTGGTCGGATCGGGATGGGGATCGGCCCCCGGCAATGCGGCCCGGCTCGACCGACGTCTGGCCGACGGCGTCCCGGTGGTCGTCGACGCCGACGCACTGGCGGTGCTGCCGCGCCGGATACCGGGCAACTGCCTTCTCACACCGCACGCAGGAGAGCTGGCCCGGATGCTCGGCGTCGACCGGTCCGAGGTGGAGGCCGATCCGCGCGGTCACTGTCTGGCCGGGGCCAGAATGTTCGCCGCGACGGTGCTGCTCAAGGGATCGATCCAATGGGTCGCGACGCCCTCGGGGGACGTGGTGGCCGCCCTTCCGGGCCCGGCATGGACCGGCCAGGCCGGATCCGGCGACGTCCTGGCGGGCATGTGCGGCACTCTGCTCGCGACGGGCATGGAGGCCCGCGACGCCGCGGTGTGCGCCGCCAGCCTCCAGGCGCTGACCGCCACCCTCAATCCCGGGCCCTGGTCTCCCGATCAGCTCGCCAACAGGTTCCCCTCGACCATCGCCGAACTGCTCGGCTGA
- a CDS encoding DEAD/DEAH box helicase produces the protein MEWHAEELTDLDVSTVDHEGGFSALGVPDRIVAALAATGIDAPFRIQIAAIPDAIAGRDVLGRASTGSGKTLAFGVPVLSRLATTERPDRRPRALILSPTRELAMQIADVLSPLASSMDLSTILIAGGMGYGPQTRAFRKGVDLVVATPGRLVDLLETGDADLSGVDVVVLDEADHMADMGFMPAVSAILDAVPGEAQHLLFSATLDDAVSKLVKRYLHDPVTHEIDPEKGSVATATHHAFHIKPHEKVQLMCEISNRPGHTIVFARTQRGASRMAEQLRDAGVMAGALHGGLTQGARARVLAAFKKGTLPVLVATDVAARGIDVDDVTLVLQVDPPMNSKDYLHRSGRTARAGHDGAVVSLVLPHQRRSMTRLYHGAGVTPVQTQATLGDERVAEIAGCSPVSDEPIAQADYDALVAPRPQKSRKARRGGQYDSHRGHGNSHNNSHGYRGDRGGKGSYGRGDRGGHGSYGSRNDHGSREGYQKKYGRSGNDTW, from the coding sequence ATGGAGTGGCATGCCGAGGAGCTGACCGATCTCGACGTCTCGACGGTCGACCACGAGGGCGGATTCTCCGCCCTGGGCGTTCCCGACCGGATCGTCGCCGCCCTGGCGGCCACCGGGATCGACGCGCCCTTCAGGATCCAGATCGCCGCGATCCCCGACGCCATCGCCGGCCGCGACGTGCTGGGCCGGGCCTCCACCGGCTCGGGCAAGACTCTGGCCTTCGGCGTCCCGGTGCTGTCCCGACTGGCCACCACCGAGCGGCCCGACCGCCGTCCCCGCGCCCTCATCCTCTCGCCCACCCGAGAGCTGGCGATGCAGATCGCCGATGTGCTGAGCCCGCTGGCCTCCTCGATGGACCTGTCGACCATCCTCATCGCCGGCGGCATGGGATACGGCCCGCAGACCAGGGCCTTCCGCAAGGGCGTCGACCTCGTCGTCGCCACCCCCGGGCGCCTGGTGGACCTCCTGGAGACCGGCGACGCCGACCTCTCCGGTGTCGATGTGGTGGTCCTCGACGAGGCCGACCACATGGCCGACATGGGATTCATGCCCGCCGTCTCGGCCATCCTGGACGCCGTGCCGGGCGAGGCCCAGCACCTGCTCTTCTCGGCCACCCTGGATGACGCCGTCAGCAAGCTCGTCAAGCGCTACCTGCACGATCCCGTCACCCACGAGATCGACCCGGAGAAGGGGTCGGTGGCCACCGCCACCCACCACGCCTTCCACATCAAGCCGCACGAGAAGGTGCAGCTGATGTGCGAGATCTCCAACCGGCCCGGCCACACCATCGTCTTCGCCCGCACCCAGCGCGGCGCCTCCCGGATGGCCGAGCAGCTGCGTGACGCCGGCGTGATGGCCGGCGCCCTGCACGGAGGCCTCACCCAGGGCGCCAGGGCCCGCGTGCTCGCGGCCTTCAAGAAGGGCACCCTGCCCGTCCTGGTGGCCACCGACGTCGCCGCCCGCGGCATCGACGTCGATGACGTCACCCTGGTGCTCCAGGTGGATCCGCCGATGAACTCCAAGGACTACCTGCACCGCTCCGGGCGGACCGCCCGCGCCGGACACGACGGCGCCGTGGTCTCCCTGGTGCTGCCCCACCAGCGCCGGTCGATGACCCGCCTGTACCACGGGGCCGGAGTCACGCCCGTCCAGACCCAGGCCACTCTGGGCGACGAGCGCGTCGCCGAGATCGCCGGGTGCTCCCCGGTCAGTGACGAGCCCATCGCCCAGGCCGACTACGACGCCCTGGTGGCGCCCCGCCCGCAGAAGTCCCGCAAGGCCCGCCGCGGTGGCCAGTACGACAGCCACCGGGGACACGGCAACAGCCACAACAACAGTCACGGCTACCGCGGCGATCGCGGCGGCAAGGGATCCTACGGCCGCGGCGACCGCGGCGGCCACGGATCCTACGGCTCCCGCAATGACCACGGCTCCCGCGAGGGCTACCAGAAGAAGTACGGCCGCTCGGGCAACGACACCTGGTGA
- a CDS encoding class I SAM-dependent methyltransferase: protein MKTSQSYTETGYTHGHSAPVLAAHATRSAATSAGYLLPELEPGMSLLDIGCGPGTVALDLAERVRPGRVVGVDPSLEALEAARDEASRRGDRTTDFMAADVAELPFADASFDVVHAHQVLQHLQDPVGALREMARVSASLVAVRDVEYRTMSWYPDIPGLDMWLDTYRAIARANAAEPDAGRHLKSWARAAGLEDLQVTASTWCYTDPESVHWWSTSQAARVAGQTFTRQAVEIGRSRADVEEMRRAWLDWGASPDAYFAMVHTELLARVPARR from the coding sequence GTGAAGACCTCGCAGAGCTACACCGAGACCGGGTACACGCACGGTCATTCCGCGCCGGTCCTGGCCGCCCACGCCACCCGGTCCGCAGCGACCTCTGCAGGCTACCTGCTCCCCGAGCTCGAGCCCGGCATGAGCCTGCTCGACATCGGGTGCGGGCCGGGCACGGTGGCCCTCGATCTGGCCGAGCGGGTCCGGCCGGGACGGGTGGTCGGCGTCGATCCCTCCCTCGAGGCCCTGGAGGCCGCCCGCGATGAGGCCTCCCGCCGCGGCGACCGGACCACCGACTTCATGGCGGCCGACGTCGCCGAGCTGCCCTTCGCCGACGCCTCCTTCGACGTCGTCCACGCCCACCAGGTGCTCCAGCACCTTCAGGACCCGGTCGGCGCGCTGAGGGAGATGGCCAGGGTCTCGGCATCCCTGGTGGCCGTCCGGGACGTCGAGTACCGCACCATGAGCTGGTACCCCGACATCCCCGGTCTGGACATGTGGCTGGACACCTACCGGGCCATCGCCCGGGCCAACGCGGCCGAACCGGACGCCGGACGCCACCTCAAATCCTGGGCACGGGCCGCGGGGCTGGAAGATCTGCAGGTGACGGCGTCGACCTGGTGCTACACCGATCCGGAATCAGTGCACTGGTGGTCGACGAGCCAGGCCGCCCGCGTGGCCGGCCAGACCTTCACCCGACAGGCCGTGGAGATCGGGCGCAGCCGGGCCGACGTCGAGGAGATGAGACGCGCCTGGCTCGACTGGGGGGCCTCCCCGGACGCCTATTTCGCGATGGTGCACACCGAACTGCTGGCGCGGGTCCCAGCGCGCAGGTGA